Proteins encoded within one genomic window of Natator depressus isolate rNatDep1 chromosome 1, rNatDep2.hap1, whole genome shotgun sequence:
- the NAPEPLD gene encoding N-acyl-phosphatidylethanolamine-hydrolyzing phospholipase D isoform X2, whose translation MDEKADEEQPLTACNQYPKEAVRKRQNSSRGSRGSDSSRTSRKSFRLDYRLEEDVTKSKRDKDGKFVNPWTTWKSPSLPNILKWALVEKNNSNIPSSKQELDKELPVLNPYFIPNPELVGKTGTGMRVTWLGHASVMVEMDGLVILTDPIFSQRASPAQFVGPKRFRGPPCTVDQLPKIDAVMISHTHYDHLDYNTVERLNERFGTELRWFVPLGLLEWMQKCGCENVIELDWWEENCVPGHDAVTFVFTPSQHWCKRTATDDNKILWGSWSVLGPWNRFFFAGDTGYCVAFEEIGKRFGPFDLAAIPIGAYEPRWFMKYQHVNPEEAVRIHIDVQTKKSVAIHWGTFALANEYYLDPPVKLNEALERYGLKPEDFFVLHHGESRDLNINDDGFE comes from the exons ATGGATGAGAAGGCAGACGAAGAGCAACCTTTGACTGCATGTAACCAGTACCCTAAGGAGGCAGTAAGGAAACGACAAAATTCAAGTCGAGGTTCCAGAGGCAGTGACTCTTCTAGGACGTCCAGAAAAAGCTTCAGACTGGATTACCGATTAGAGGAAGATGTAACTAAATCAAAGAGAGATAAAGATGGAAAGTTTGTAAACCCTTGGACAACATGGAAATCTCCATCCTTgccaaatattttgaaatggGCCCTTGTGGAAAAAAATAACAGCAACATCCCATCTTCAAAGCAG GAACTTGATAAAGAGCTTCCTGTGTTAAACCCTTACTTCATTCCAAACCCTGAACTAGTTGGTAAGACTGGAACTGGTATGCGAGTCACATGGTTAGGACATGCCTCAGTTATGGTGGAAATGGATGGACTTGTAATTCTTACTGACCCCATCTTCAGCCAGCGGGCTTCCCCAGCACAGTTTGTGGGTCCAAAACGTTTCCGAGGACCTCCATGCACAGTAGATCAGCTGCCAAAAATAGATGCAGTGATGATCAGCCACACTCACTATGACCATTTGGACTATAATACTGTAGAGCGTTTAAACGAGCGCTTTGGCACTGAGTTGAGATGGTTTGTGCCTCTGGGTCTTTTAGAATGGATGCAGAAATGTGGCTGTGAAAATGTGATTGAACTGGACTGGTGGGAAGAGAACTGTGTCCCTGGTCATGACGCAGTTACTTTTGTCTTTACTCCTTCTCAACACTGGTGCAAGAGGACTGCAACAGATGACAACAAGATTCTTTGGGGCAGCTGGTCTGTCTTGGGGCCCTGGaataggtttttctttgcagggGATACTGGTTACTGTGTTGCTTTCGAAGAGATAGGTAAAAGATTTGGACCTTTTGATCTTGCAGCTATTCCCATTGGAGCTTATGAGCCAAG ATGGTTTATGAAATACCAGCATGTGAATCCTGAAGAAGCTGTAAGAATTCATATTGATGTTCAGACAAAGAAATCCGTAGCGATTCATTGGGGAACCTTTGCTTTAGCAAATGAG taTTACTTGGATCCTCCAGTTAAACTGAACGAAGCCCTTGAAAGATATGGCTTGAAACCTGAGGATTTCTTTGTCTTGCACCATGGCGAATCACGAGACTTGAATATAAACGATGATGGATttgaataa